AAGAAAGTACGCGCTGTTTCCACAATAGAATCAGTAAGTGATTGCGAAAGTGCAGAACCTTGTGGAAAAACTCGTCAAGAATCTATCATTACCAAAATGGAAGTTTTGGAAGATAAATCAGCAACAAAACCGCAAGAAAGTAAAACACAAAGTAAAACCCAAACTATCAGTAATGGTGAGTGGACAATTACAACAGGTAATCATGACTCTTGGACAGGAGTGAATAATACAGGAAACTTGACTTATAAAGGATGTGATGCAAAAGGTAAATGTATTGAATTAACTGGAGGTAGGGTTTCTTGTCGTGATGGAATATGCGTTACAGGGTGGACAAATGGAGATTATGTCTACATTTTAGAACAACCCATTACAGAAGATGGAAATGCTCCTCAAACCCTCATCGTGAGAAAAGGTGATAGTGAAATTCTCAAAGCTACAGGATTAAAGTAGTTAACAGGTGACAGTTTTTTGTCAGTTGGGTTTCCTTGCATCAACCCAACTTACATTTTAAATTTTAAATTATCCTCAAACAACGGGAAAAATTCTTTCACCAGTACCAGTTTCAAACACAAACAAATGATTTAAATCTAAATGCAAATGCAAATTTTCCCCAGGATGTAAACGCACACCCCCACCAACCTGCACATTTATAAAACCAGAAGAACCGGGTAAAGAAACACGAATCAAAGTTTCTCTACCCAAAGGTTCAACAACCTTCACCTCAACAAATAAACCTTCTAAATTCTCCTCTCTGCGTTCTCTGCGTCTCTGCGGTTCGTTAATATTTCCAATACTAATATGTTCAGGACGAATCCCCAAATTACAAATTTGTTCAGGGTGCAAATTTAAACCTGCTTTGATATTTTCAGGAATAGCTAATAACTGTCCGCTAATATCAAAATTATCACCCTTATAGATCGCGGGTAAAATATTCATTGGTGGATTACCCAAAAAACTTGCTACCATTTCATTAGCAGGTAAAGCATAAATACTTTGAGGATCGCCAATTTGTTGAATTCGTCCCCGATTTAATACCACAATTTTATCAGCCAAAGTCATGGCTTCAACTTGGTCATGGGTGACGTAAATTGTAGTAATGCCCAATTGTTGATGTAGTTGTTTTAATTCTGCTCTGGTATCATCTCGTAATTGAGCATCTAAATTCGATAAAGGTTCATCAAGTAGAAATAATTGTGGTTCACGTGCGATCGCTCTTCCTAATGCTACCCGTTGTTGCTGTCCTCCAGAAAGTTGTTTAGGTTTTCTGTCTAATAGATGTTCTAGAGACAGCGATCGCGCAACCGTTAAAACTCGTTCTTGAATCTTTTTCCTGTCCACCTTTCGCATTTCTAACCCAAAAGCGATATTTTGGGCGACGGTTTTATGGGGATAAAGGGCATAATTTTGAAATACCATCGCCACATCACGCGCCCTTGCTGGGATATCATTGACCAAGCGATCGCCTATAAACAAATTACCAGATGTAGCCATTTCCAAACCAGCGATAGTCCGTAAAATCGTAGACTTACCGCACCCCGAAGGACCAACCAACACCCAAAATTCACCATCGGGAATTTCAAAGGTGATATCCTCGACAGCGGTGACATTGTTAAATCTACGCTTAATATTTTCTAAAAGAACTTTAGCCATATTTAGTTATTAGTCATTGGTCATTAGTCATTGGGAAGAGGCAAGAGGCAAGAGGCAAGAGGCAAAAGGCAAAAGGCAAAAGGCAAAAAAAAGATAATATTTCTCCCCTGCGCCCCTGCTCCTCTGCTCCCCTGCGCCCCTGCTCCTCTGCTCCTCTGCTCCCCTAAGTCCATGCAGGATGGGATAAGAGAGAAGACATAACCCTCACCCCTCGTAGCTGATTAGAAAGGGGTAGATGACCTCTAGGGGCGCTTAAATCCCATGTAAATTCGTTGGGGTAGCGCGTCCATTTATTGCCATCCTTCCAGCCGATTTTTGGCCATAAACTTTCCCAGTTCTTACCCAAACTCAACCAAATTTCTCGCTGTACAGAAAAGCCAAATTTACCTTCTGAGTGAACTACCCAAAGATGATTAATAGTTTGTAAATCCTGAGTTGGGAAATTTTCCACTTCCGTAAAGTACAACCATTTCCTTTGTACCGCTTGTGGTCCTGCTACTTCGCACATTGTTTGGATAGTAAACAGATCAGCTGCTTGGAACTCTTGACGGGTGAGTAATTGTTGCAAAGAATTGTAACTGATCCCACAGTCTGATTTTAGAGGTACAATTCCTTCAGGAAAGTTATTTTCTATAAATTCCTTGGCTGTAGGTGCATCAGAGTTGTAGATTACTTGGTAGGCTTTACCATCAATCCAAGTTGCTGGAGTGTCACGACGTTTCAGTAAAAATTCCTGCAACACCTCTAATCCCTCATTACCCAAATCAGCTAACTGTGGGATGATTTGTTGTTGGACTTTTTGAGACCCAGCGATTAACTTTTGGCGCAGGGAGTCGATGTCATTTGCAGTGCCTGATAAAATCATTGGGTCTGTCATGCCATTACTCGTGTTAGCGGTACAGTGAAAAAACGAATCAGCTATTGGGCATTCTACAAAATGAAGCACAGATAGCGAAAAGTAGTTTACTATTTTTGACCGGACAAAGTAGCGCCGATTTAACTGAAACCTACGTCTGAGCTACCAATAA
This genomic interval from Anabaena sphaerica FACHB-251 contains the following:
- a CDS encoding ABC transporter ATP-binding protein, whose translation is MAKVLLENIKRRFNNVTAVEDITFEIPDGEFWVLVGPSGCGKSTILRTIAGLEMATSGNLFIGDRLVNDIPARARDVAMVFQNYALYPHKTVAQNIAFGLEMRKVDRKKIQERVLTVARSLSLEHLLDRKPKQLSGGQQQRVALGRAIAREPQLFLLDEPLSNLDAQLRDDTRAELKQLHQQLGITTIYVTHDQVEAMTLADKIVVLNRGRIQQIGDPQSIYALPANEMVASFLGNPPMNILPAIYKGDNFDISGQLLAIPENIKAGLNLHPEQICNLGIRPEHISIGNINEPQRRRERREENLEGLFVEVKVVEPLGRETLIRVSLPGSSGFINVQVGGGVRLHPGENLHLHLDLNHLFVFETGTGERIFPVV
- a CDS encoding GUN4 domain-containing protein translates to MTDPMILSGTANDIDSLRQKLIAGSQKVQQQIIPQLADLGNEGLEVLQEFLLKRRDTPATWIDGKAYQVIYNSDAPTAKEFIENNFPEGIVPLKSDCGISYNSLQQLLTRQEFQAADLFTIQTMCEVAGPQAVQRKWLYFTEVENFPTQDLQTINHLWVVHSEGKFGFSVQREIWLSLGKNWESLWPKIGWKDGNKWTRYPNEFTWDLSAPRGHLPLSNQLRGVRVMSSLLSHPAWT